Genomic DNA from Equus caballus isolate H_3958 breed thoroughbred chromosome 10, TB-T2T, whole genome shotgun sequence:
actggggcaggaaggagatggaGAGCATGAGGAGATTGGAAAATGCCTAGAATGGAAAGAGCCGGGGGCGCTTGGTTTGAAGGGCCAGGGCCAGCCCTCGTGGACTCTGGGGGCCCCTTGAGGAGGAGTTGGGACTTCAGGCAGCATGAAGCCCTTGAAGGCTTTGAAGCAGGTCATGTTTTCCTTTAGATCTGTGTGCTTTTGGGTTTGTGTGAGGACAAGGATGTCTCGAAAGGAGGGTCTGTGAGGAGGCTGTGTGTCACGCGTAGTGGCTAAGAACGTGAGCTTTGGAGTCTGATTACAGCTGTTTCCCTATTCTCTGTAAAGCCCGGTTGTCATGTTGAAAGAGTGCACCCAAAATGTCCTCATGGCCCTTGGCCCCACAGACACCAACAGAGGTGGTTGGTGTCCGTCTCTTTGCTCTTGGATGCCCctcatcttccttccttcagtgCCCTGCCCAGACTGACCCTCTGTTCACCTGTCCCCGCCCCCAGGAGGTGGCCTAGGTGGTACCAGGAGAGGTGGGGCCGATGTGAATATCCGGCATTCGGGCCGTGATGATACGTCCCGCTACGATGAGAGGTAAGATTGGGCAGCCAGTTTCCTGGGACGGGGCGGTCGTGTGGGGGGAGCCCTGCCACAAACCTCTGCCCACCTTATCCAGGCCCggcccctccccgcttccccacagggaccgggaccgggaccgcgAGCGGGAGCGCAGAGAGCGGAGCCGCGAGCGAGACAAGGAGCGAGAACGGCGACGCTCCCGCTCTCGGGACCGGCGGCGGCGCTCCAGGAGTCGCGACAAGGATGAGCGGCGGCGCTCCAGGGAACGCAGTAAGGACAAGGACCGGGAACGGAAGCGGCGAAGCAGCCGGAGCCGTGAGCGGGCACGACGTGAGCGGGAGCGCAAGGAGGAGCTGCgtggtggtggaggaggtggCGACATGGCAGAGCCCTCTGAGGCTGGCGATGCGCCTCCTGATGACGGGCCTCCTGGGGAGCTGGGTCCTGATGGCCCTGACGGTCCAGAGGAAAAGGGCCGGGATCGTGACCGGGAACGACGTCGGAGCCACCGGAGTGAGCGGGAGCGGCGCCGGGACCGTGACCGAGACCGGGATCGCGAGCACAAGCGGGGGGAGCGGGGTGGTGAACGGGGCAGGGATGAGGCccgaggtggaggtgggggtggccAGGACAACGGGCTGGAGGGTCTGGGCAACGACGGCCGAGACATGTACATGGAGTCTGAGGGAGGCGACGGGTACCTTGCTCCAGAGAACGGGTATTTGATGGAGGCTGCACCAGAGTGAAGAGGGCATCTGTTTTATTTGGACGTGTTCCTACCCACCCCCTGCTGTCAGCCTCTCCCACAACCTTGGCCGCCACCTAAGTTTGCCAGCCAAGGGTAGGAGTCTCATTTGTTCTGGTTccttggatttaaaaataaaattaatttcatgttgATAATGGGCACCTTGGTTTCGTCTTCACTGCTCTTAATATCTTCCCCAGGAGGCTGTCACCTGACTTTTGATGGCCCTGCTTTGGTGTGAGTTCCACAGCATGCCTAAACTTGAGCTTTCTGACCTAAGCCTGGGGCCTCCCCCGTACACCGGAGCTGTCTGAAATGGGGTAGATGCGAAGTCCTCCCTAAGGGTTTTTGATGCCcttggtgtctcttcctccttttcttacCTCTCCTGCACATGCCCGTGTGGGGCTGTTCATGCCCCTGTCTTGGTGGGAGGGTGAAGCTGTAGGCGCTAGACCACTCAGTGGAAGCGGCAGCTCCGAATGTGTGGAAGGGACGCTGGTGTCTGAGGTGGGGAACAGGAAGAAGGCTGAGGAAATGAAATGTGAGAGCAAGGTAGAAGGATAAGACGACTGGGGAGAGCAAAAAGTCCGCACAGGGCCAGGGTGGAAATGGCCTCCAGCTCACTGTGGAGTTTACTCCTAATGATGGCAGAGGAATAACAAGCAAGAAACAGAAGTTGTTCCATCAGCAGTTGGGGTTTCAACACATTTCTGGACAGAAGATTAAATCAGACGACGGTGAGAAGTCTTCAGTCTGGTGACCATTTGGGAAGGAAGCCAGTCAGCCTTGCAGAGCCCCAGAGGCTGCAGACTGCAGCTCCAGGCGTAAGGAGGCTGGGGGCCCGAGGCAGGCTACACAGAATAGTGGTCCTGTTTCAGCGCTCAGCACGTCCGGGAGCCGGGCATTGGCTGCCTAGGCAAATACAAGACCGAAATGCTTTCATCTTCTGGAAGTTTCTCAGCCTAAAGGAAAACTTGGCCTGAAAACCTAGAGGCAGTCTGTCAGTTAAATCTGCCTGACATCCATGAGGATTCTGGTATGCTGTTTGAGTCCTTAGAAGCATACCAAACCAAAGGTCACAGGAGTTTGAAAAAAATCCTGCAACAAGAGACagcaagataaacaaaaactggtCCTGGAAGAAACAGGGAGTAGAACAGAACTTAAGATCTCTAATTAGTATACTCATTGATATCCCGGATATTGCAACTGGACTTCTGGGATTGGCTAGGGAGAATAGCCCATTTCGGACTAGCCTGACACAGACCAGTTATATAAAgactggacaaaatatataaacacaactCATGAAAGGCATTGGGGGGTGATCCTTAAGAAAAGGAGAGCACTCAGGAGAACTTCACATTCACCCTGGCCTTTTCCTTGAGGATATCTGCCAATTTAGCATGGGGGAACAGATGCACAGTGGCAGTCCCCCACTGGGCTGAGTTCACAGGGCTTGGACCAGAGACAGCTGGGTAAAAATTCCCAGAAGGGGCCTTGAGCCCCCAAATCTACATGGAATCTTCCATCAAGGCATTTGTCCACTCCTAAGCTGCTCGTTGTCCTTGCATAACCGCCAGGGGACTCATCAGAAAGCAGTAAGGGAGGCCAAGGAGCTGAGCAGAGGTCTCATGACGCATGCAGTTCTGGGGGAGACGGGTTTGGGTCCATGGCCTGCCAAGGTGGAGTGGCCATGCTCGAGATCTCCAGAGTGACACACTATTGGAgtaaggccacaagtgacatagaCTAGGCCTAAGAAAACCTAAAACCATGGGGCCAgaccggtggcatagcggttaactttgcatgctccgctttggtggcctgaggttccctgggcacagatctacatacccttcatcaagccatgctgtggtggcgtcccccatataaagtaaaggaaaatgggcacagatgttagctcagggctaattttccttaaaaaaacccCCCTAAAACCAGACCTCATGATTTAGGTGATCTCTCTGCCAGGAGAAAACCTAACCCCCTTTGGAGGAAGATATTCAGAGCTTCTACAATTTTTAGTACACAGTGCTCAGCAACTACTAAAAAACTATCAGACACACTAGAAAGAGGACTTGAATTacagaaaaccaagagaaaaaaatagataatagaaacagacccagatGTGACTCCGACGTTGCAGTTATCAACACTGAAATAACGACATGTTCACAAAATAAGGGAAGGATGGAGAATTTTAACAGAGATCTGgactctctaaaaaaaaaaacgccCAATGCAAATTTTGGAACTGGGAAAcaataattgaaattaagaatTTAGTCAGTGCATTTGATAGTTGACTAGATACTAAATAACCTGAAATGTTCCTGTTAGAAACACAAGAAGTGctagagggaaaaaagaactaGACGAACTTTCTTGAAAGTAAGAGAAATCTCACAATCTTTTGGGGAGGTTAACTGAGGATATACTTCACGAAAATGAGGGATTTAAAAGAAGAAACCGGACCTAGTTTAGCAGACCGGAAGACGGGAGTCCCAAGATGGCAGGTTCTAGAGAGTACATGCTCCAGACTGGGATCAGCGGACTGAAGTTTCCAAGGAATTTCTAGATGAAAAGATTCAGTAAAATAACTGTTGCGATGGAGagcttgaaagaaactgaaaatgtaatggaagaagcaaaaatagacagaaatcagaaaaaaCCAGAAGCTTGTTcgagaaaggaaatgtaatcacaGAACACTGCCTGGCCTCTGCAGTAGACGGTAAGGACTTAGACAGAACGTGAGCACTTTATAGATTGACCTAGAAACTAGTACCTAAAACTACTgtgggaagagagggaaaaggtGGGGAGAGCAGAAAACCAATATGCAATATATTACTGACATCTAACATTGATAAATTGAGGAACAGCATGTTTCTTAGATAAAGAAGCAACCAGCAGATTAAACATCTCTAAGTCGTCGCCTCTCGCGGTGGGGAGAGTTAGAAGGACAGGGGCCGGGGCTTTTCAATATTAGCCCCTCTGTatcatttgattttgtttgtaactgtaaatatgttattttttgctaaaattagaagagaaaaagaaatcctgtgaAGGAGAGGGATAGACACCTTGCTCCAGTCCTCTCACTTTGCAGAAGCCCTTTCCTGGGCTCGACGTCCCCACCCAGCGAATGGGGCAACAGCCAGACATCCCCACAGTCCCGTCTGCATTTCCTACACTTCTTTGGCCTCTAGAGAATCTGATAGCAGTGCCcactccctttttaaaaaacactctcTTCTCATGGTTTCTCCTACCTGCTTACCTTTCTACCTTTCTGGCCTTTCTTTGTCGTCTGAAATGCTAGGAGTGTTAAGGACTCAGTCCTAGGTCCTCTTCATTCTGCATTCTGTCCCCAGCATTCTTGTCTGCTCTTACGGTTTTATTTACCACCTTTGCCCCAGTTCCCCAAACTGCTTGGATACTGCACGGGCCCCTAAATTCAAAATAGCCAGGATCCCTCCTCCAGCACAGACCATCTTAGCAAAAGGCCCCATAAGCACTGTGATACCCGCTTCTCCACTGCCCAGTGCTCAGACACCGTTAATTACCAAGACATGTCCAGAGACAGCTCCACATCTGTCCAGCTGTCCTCTGGGCCTCTGCCCTGGTCCAAGCTCCACGGGCTTGCTGGGAAGCCTCCTGACTGGTCCCCCTGCTTCCGCTCTTGCTCCCATCCAGTCCACAGTGGCCAGAGTGATCTTAAAAGACATCTttaaggaaccctcatacactgttggtgggaatgcaaactggtacagccactatggaaaacagtatggagatttctcaaaaagttaaaaatagaaataccctatgacccagccatcccattactgggtatctatcctaagaacctgatatcagaaatctcaagagtccgttgcacccctatgttcatcgcagcattatttacaatagccaagacgtggaaccaacctacatgcccagaaactgatgattggataaagaagatgtggtatatatacccaatggaatactactcagccataaaaaaagacaaaattggcccattcacaacaacgtggatagacctcgagggcattatgttaagcgaaataagccagtcagagaaagacgaactctatatgactccactcataggtggaagttagtatattgataaggagatctgatcggtggttaccagggaaaagggggggtggggggagggcacagagggggaagtggtgtacccacaacatgactaacaaaaatgtacaactgaaatctcacaaggttgtaatctatcataacattaataaaaaaagaaaaaaaaaaagacacctttaaataatatattttactcttAAGAGTCCCCATGAAgtccaaaatcctcaacaagcgTATGCCAACACACAAGGCCACGCACAAACTGTATCCTGCCAACCGTttaaatcctcatcataagccgcTCCTATCGTTACTCTGCTGTCCAGCCAAGTGGGCTCTTTCTGCCTGGAGAGTGACCCATGCCCCACCTCATAATGATCTTACCTCCAAGGACTCTGTCAATGTCCCTCCTAGATCGTCACCTCCCCACTCCCAATTCTGACCGCAGTCCTAGTTGACTGTCTACCTCCCCTCTCCCATAGACTAAGCGCAGGGAGGGCAGTGGCTTATCTGCCCTGCTTACCACCGTGTCCATCGCCTTGGGCCCAGATGTTTAACGTACGTTTGTCCAAtgaatgtggaaaaaagggacAGAAAGGGGACAGACAGGCGTGGCGGGCAAGGCAGACAGAGGCCGCCATAGGAGGGGTCGCAAACCAGACAGACCGACGCTGGCTGAGGGCAGGGCGGCGGGACCCGCGGCCGCAGGTGGAGCGCCGCGCACGGCGGGCCGCGCCTCCGCAGGGGGCGCCCGTCGCCGGGGGCGTGGCCTCGCGCGGCCCCGCCCTCCTCGCCGGCgaccgggcgggcgggcggctcGCCGCGGCGGCGCCGACATGGCTGCGCTGGTGGAGCCGCTGGGGCTGGAGCGGGGTAAGCGCGCCGGGGGCCCTGCCCGCCCGCCTGCGGCCTGCGCCCTGGACCCcggtccccgcccctcccccggcaAAGTCCGGGCGGGCGGATGAGGCGGGGGTGGGCGGGGCGGGCGCCGGGAGTCCGGAGGGCTGTGGGTGTGGGAGGGTCCCTGGGTGAGCAGGCCAGGGAGGGGGCGCCCGCCGCACACCCCCGCCTGTGCGCGTAGGGGGATGCTGGGGACGCTGGGCGCCCGGCTGGCCGTAGGCTGTCCGTTGCCACCGGCGACTCTGCGGGTGTCCGACTGGGACGCGGCTGTCCTTCCCGGGGTCTGTCTGCGCTCGCTCTTACTCGATCTCTGGCCGCATCTCTCCGCTCTTCTCTGCGTCTTCGTGTCTCTGACTGTGTGTCTGctgcgccccgcccccgccccgcagACGTGTCCCGGGCGGTGGAGCTCCTCGAGCGGCTCCAGCGCAGCGGGGAGCTGCCTCCGCAGAAGCTGCAGGCCCTCCAGCGCGTCCTGCAGAGCcgcttctgctctgccatccggGAGGTGAGAGCTGCGCGGCGCTGGGGCACGAGCGGGCGGCCGCCGTCCTCCTCCTGGTCGCCCGGAGCTCGGAGACTACGCCTCCCAGCAGCGCCTGGGGCGGCCCGCCTCGGGGTGCCTGCGCTTCAGCACCGGGGTTCTCTGGGAGTTGTAGTTTCCTCGGGCTCTGGGTTGCGGGGGCGTGGCGGATCCTTGGGTGGGAGGGTCTGGGGGCCTGGATTCATATGTCCGAGGAAGGAGGCGGGTGGCAGCTCCCTGATGCCGCTGCGTCCTCATCAGGTATATGAGCAGCTCTATGACACGCTGGACATCACCGGCAGCGCTGAGATCCGGGCCCACGCCACTGCCAAGGTAGGCGCTGCCCGGACCCGCTCCCCATCGCTCACGGTAGTCACTGAACTGCATGGTCTAGCTCAGGaacttttttgtttccttaaagattggcacctgagctaacaactgttgccaattttttttctcctgctttttttctttcctccccaaatccccccagtacatagttgtatattttagttgtgggtccttctagttgtgtcatgtgggacgctgcctcaacatggcctgaggagtggtgccatgtccgtgcccaagatccaaaccctgggctgcccaagcagagttgggaacttaatcactcggcctcagggccggcccctcaggaTCTTCTTAATGTCAGtcatttctgtttcctccttCATGATTTTTGCCAAGTCTGTGTACCACCCTTACTAttacttatttataatttattttaaataatctcactttctttttaaggttttatttttcctttttctccccaaagccccctggtacatatttgtgtatttttcagttgtgggtccttctagttgtggcatgtgggatgccacctcagcatggcttgatgagcagtgccatgtcggagcccaggattcgaactggcgaaaccctgggcggccgaagtgaagcgagggaacttaaccactcggccgcggggctggcccccccatTTTTAACTTAAACAAGTGTCACATAAAGGCATCTTTAGCAACTACAAATAGAAACTAGTACCACATGCCTGATTAGAAGATAACCTTAaacatctatacaatgaaaacaaacGAACTAGCGGTAAACACTGAAATCTTAGTGAACTACAGTTCCATGCTGTTTCTTGCTGCTTCCTAGAGGCGCTGAGCTCCTTGCAGGCTTTGTTTTTGTGTGTTAAAAAGCgagactgaggggctggccccgtggccgagtggttaagttcgcgcgctccgctgcaggcggcccagtgcttcgttggttcgaatcctgggcgcggacatggcactgctcatcaaaccacgctgaggcagcgtcccacatgccacaactagaaggacccacaacgaagaatacacaactatgtaccgggggactttggggagaaaaaggaaaaataaaatcttgaaaaaaaaaaaagcgagacTGGTAAGTGTCCAGTATTCAGGACACACGACAAATGGAGACTTTCTCTTGGACATGTCTGAAGGATCAAAGTGAACTCAAAGGGACAGATGTCATTACAGAGTGATCGTGTGATGAGCGGGGGCAGGCGCCCTGTGTGCGGGGAAGGTGATCTGGCCTCAGTCGCTCTCTCTGGCCCAGATCCTCCACCCCAGTCTGCTTGCCCACCATGGAGGGGCCCTCACCTCcggctgctttctctctcccaggCCACGGTGGCCGCCTTCACAGCCAGTGAGGGCCATGCACATCCCAGGGTAGTGGAGCTGCCCAAGACAGATGAGGGCCTGGGCTTCAACATCATGGGGGGCAAGGAGCAGAACTCACCCATCTACATCTCCCGTGTCATCCCTGGAGGCGTGGCTGACCGCCACGGAGGCCTCAAGCGTGGGGACCAGCTGCTGTCGGTGAATGGTGTGGTGAGTAGGGGGCTGAGGTCGGGCTGGGGTCACAGTCTGTCCAAGGTAGCATGGTCCCTGTTTTTGACCTTCATTCAACACACACTGGTTGAACACTGCCTCTGTGTCCAGCCTTGTGCTCGGCACTGCTGCGGGCCCTGAGAGAAGTTGACCTCAGCTGCTACATTCAAGGACTCCCTCTCTGATGGGGGAGACAAACTCTGACTAAAGTAGTCCTGACCCAGGGAGATAATACTGAGGAAGCAGAAAGCATTGGACGAGCCCAGATGTGGCACTGGACCAGTGTAGATGAGGGAAGTTTTTGTAGAGGAAAGAACATTTGAGTTGGgttttgaagaatgagtaggagttcTCCAGGCAAATAAGGTGAAGATGGGTTTTACTAGCTGAGAGTGTTGTAGGTAGAGGCTGTGACTCTGCTTTCCTGTGGGCTGAAGAGAAAGGGCTTGATTCTGATGGAGGTCTGGGGCATCCAGG
This window encodes:
- the SNRNP70 gene encoding U1 small nuclear ribonucleoprotein 70 kDa isoform X2; this translates as MTQFLPPNLLALFAPRDPIPYLPPLEKLPHEKHHNQPYCGIAPYIREFEDPRDAPPPTRAETREERMERKRREKIERRQQEVETELKMWDPHNDPNAQGDAFKTLFVARVNYDTTESKLRREFEVYGPIKRIHMVYSKRSGKPRGYAFIEYEHERDMHSAYKHADGKKIDGRRVLVDVERGRTVKGWRPRRLGGGLGGTRRGGADVNIRHSGRDDTSRYDERDRDRDRERERRERSRERDKERERRRSRSRDRRRRSRSRDKDERRRSRERSKDKDRERKRRSSRSRERARRERERKEELRGGGGGGDMAEPSEAGDAPPDDGPPGELGPDGPDGPEEKGRDRDRERRRSHRSERERRRDRDRDRDREHKRGERGGERGRDEARGGGGGGQDNGLEGLGNDGRDMYMESEGGDGYLAPENGYLMEAAPE
- the SNRNP70 gene encoding U1 small nuclear ribonucleoprotein 70 kDa isoform X1, which translates into the protein MTQFLPPNLLALFAPRDPIPYLPPLEKLPHEKHHNQPYCGIAPYIREFEDPRDAPPPTRAETREERMERKRREKIERRQQEVETELKMWDPHNDPNAQGDAFKTLFVARVNYDTTESKLRREFEVYGPIKRIHMVYSKRSGKPRGYAFIEYEHERDMHSAYKHADGKKIDGRRVLVDVERGRTVKGWRPRRLGGGLGGTRRGGADVNIRHSGRDDTSRYDERPGPSPLPHRDRDRDRERERRERSRERDKERERRRSRSRDRRRRSRSRDKDERRRSRERSKDKDRERKRRSSRSRERARRERERKEELRGGGGGGDMAEPSEAGDAPPDDGPPGELGPDGPDGPEEKGRDRDRERRRSHRSERERRRDRDRDRDREHKRGERGGERGRDEARGGGGGGQDNGLEGLGNDGRDMYMESEGGDGYLAPENGYLMEAAPE
- the LIN7B gene encoding protein lin-7 homolog B, coding for MAALVEPLGLERDVSRAVELLERLQRSGELPPQKLQALQRVLQSRFCSAIREVYEQLYDTLDITGSAEIRAHATAKATVAAFTASEGHAHPRVVELPKTDEGLGFNIMGGKEQNSPIYISRVIPGGVADRHGGLKRGDQLLSVNGVSVEGEQHEKAVELLKAAQGSVKLVVRYTPRVLEEMEARFEKMRSARRRQQHQSYSSLESRG